Proteins from a genomic interval of Salmo salar chromosome ssa14, Ssal_v3.1, whole genome shotgun sequence:
- the c8a gene encoding complement component C8 alpha chain encodes MSSFSSRSSFISNMDRLICALLGSYILLLVLNKSLTVEATENSWNMAETRAGQSAIRRVRSVNKPAPINCKMKMWSSWSPCDSCTDKKFRFRYMEKASQFGGRQCLDSQWEELACPTAQAVCWEPDICGERFTCNATGRCVSQALRCNDEVDCDDESDEKDCEQVDYRQDKCSTLLPIPGAGRGTQGFNILTGEFVDHVLDPQYYGGQCEYVYNGEWRKLIYDAFCENLHYNEDEKNYRKPYNFHTYRFMAQATSEGSSEYYEDLATLLKARKTENSFNLGVTVGIQYVEFGVSGNVETEFLKNLTKYTNQELGFIRLQSKVQTAQFKMRSEGLMLHEDMYLSLMELPEEKYDFGMYSRFLNTYGTHYVTQGIMGGTLEYVAVVNTTAMETSKINAGQLKGCLGGSIGISSPIGKTKQVEVGGKLELKGCKSTGSYEKEMDGSSSLIKDIVTLVKGGSTESSGGLLAIKDPDTYRKWGLSLKYNPMLIEYETLPIFELVRLSTAGDHVGARLVHLRRAWEEYLLQFNSCRCAPCRHDGIPVLSQTSCRCICKQGFRGEACEDTLRKGSTTDGAWSCWGAWSSCQSGSKTRRRSCDNPQPDGGAACLGSSSQNQRC; translated from the exons AGCAGGGCAATCTGCTATTAGGAGGGTCAGGAGTGTAAACAAACCAGCTCCTATCAACTGTAAGATGAAAATGTGGTCGTCATGGAGCCCTTGTGACTCCTGCACAGACAAGAAG TTTCGTTTCCGTTACATGGAGAAAGCGTCCCAGTTTGGTGGGAGACAATGTTTGGACAGTCAGTGGGAAGAGCTGGCATGCCCCACAGCACAGGCAGTGTGTTGGGAACCAGACATCTGTGGAGAAAGATTCACCTGCAATGCCACAG GTCGTTGTGTGAGCCAGGCGCTTCGCTGTAACGATGAGGTCGACTGTGACGACGAGTCTGATGAGAAGGACTGTGAACAGGTGGACTACAGACAGGACAAGTGTTCCACACTGCTACCCATCCCTGGAGCTGGCCGCGGCACTCAGGG CTTTAACATACTGACAGGAGAATTTGTGGACCACGTTCTTGACCCACAATACTATGGAGGACAGTGTGAATATGTCTACAATGGAGAATGGAGAAAACTCATATATGATGCCTTCTGTGAGAATTTACATTATAACGAGGATGAGAAAAACTATCGTAAACCCTACAACTTCCATACATACCGCTTCATG GCCCAGGCTACTTCTGAAGGCTCCTCAGAGTATTATGAAGATTTGGCCACATTACTGAAAGCCAGAAAGACGGAAAATTCTTTTAATCTGGGTGTTACTGTTGGGATTCAGTACGTGGAGTTTGGAGTATCAGGGAATGTGGAGACTGAGTTTCTAAAAAATCTAACAAAATACACCAATCAG GAACTTGGCTTCATCAGGTTACAGTCTAAGGTTCAGACGGCCCAGTTTAAGATGAGGAGTGAGGGGCTGATGCTTCATGAAGACATGTACCTGTCCCTCATGGAGCTTCCTGAGGAGAAGTATGACTTTGGCATGTACTCCCGCTTCCTCAACACTTACGGAACGCACTACGTCACCCAGGGCATCATGGGAGGGACCCTGGAGTATGTGGCGGTCGTCAACACAACCGCCATGGAAACATCTA AGATTAATGCGGGACAACTTAAAGGGTGTTTGGGTGGATCCATTGGCATAAGCAGTCCTATAGGCAAGACGAAGCAGGTAGAAGTTGGAGGCAAACTTGAACTCAAAGGTTGCAAAAGCACTGGCTCTTATGAAAAAG AGATGGATGGCAGCTCCAGTTTGATCAAGGACATTGTGACGCTGGTGAAGGGGGGCAGCACAGAAAGTAGTGGGGGTCTGCTGGCCATCAAGGACCCTGACACATACAGGAAGTGGGGCCTTTCTCTCAAGTACAACCCAATGCTCATTGAGTATGAG accctgcccATATTTGAGCTGGTGCGTCTGAGCACAGCGGGGGACCACGTGGGGGCACGGCTGGTCCACCTGAGGAGGGCGTGGGAGGAGTACCTGCTCCAGTTCAACTCCTGTCGCTGTGCCCCCTGCAGGCATGACGGCATCCCTGTCCTCTCCCAGACCTCCTGCCGCTGCATCTGCAAGCAGGGCTTCAGAGGGGAAGCCTGCGAGGACACCCTCAGGAAAG GTTCCACGACGGACGGGGCCTGGAGTTGCTGGGGGGCGTGGTCTTCCTGTCAGTCAGGAAGTAAGACGCGCCGACGGTCATGTGACAACCCCCAGCCAGATGGGGGCGCCGCCTGCCTTGGCTCCTCCTCCCAGAACCAACGCTGTTGA